The following nucleotide sequence is from Apium graveolens cultivar Ventura chromosome 4, ASM990537v1, whole genome shotgun sequence.
CAAAATCGTAGTTTGGAATACTCATTTGCGTATCATCAAGATTAGAGATCCAACTATTCATCCTAAGATCATCATTATCACCATTCAGGCTCCATGCACTCATCCCAATATGATCATCATCGTTACCATCCAGCCTCCATGTGCTCATCCCAATATGATCATTACCATCCACATCCAACCTCCAAGCATGGTTTGTTTGCAGTTGAATTTGAAGTGCACACTCAAGCTGGTTGATCTCATCATCAAAAAAATTCCAAGTATGATTTATTTGCAACTCAAGTGCAGACTCTAACCTCTTCACCACATCCTGCATTGATGGACGTTCATTTTTACTTTCCACTAAACAATGCAGAGCAATACCTAATATTTCAATGAAACATTCTGATGCTACTTTTCCTGCAAGATATGGGTACATGAAAAAAACAAGAGTTTTTTCTCTAATGGTGCTCTTCACCCAAGCGGACAAACTTACCTGAGCGTTATTAAGACGAGCCAAAGTCATTATAATTTGTCTCCAATCAAACAGTACATTCAACAGTACAACGCCCATAGAGTAAACATCTGCTTTTGGAGTCAATTGTTCCTGCGCTTTTTGCTCTGGGGACAAGTAGGCCCATGTTTCCCAAAAATCGAAAGGGGGAACCAACTCTTGAGAACGCAAGTAATTATCTTTATTGATACCAGAGGTTCCAAGTTTCCACAACCCATATCCAGATACTTTAGGTATCCAATTCTCATCTAAGAGGATCTTGTTTGGCTTCATTTTGCCGTGGGTTATAATTTGACTAGCAATGCCTGTGTGGAGGTAGTTTAAACCTTTGGCAACCCCAATGCAAATTTGGAGCCTCAAGTTCCATGTCAAAGGAGTATCATAGTTTTCGTTGTGAAGATGATAATCTAGTGATCCATTGGACATATACTTGGACACTAGATATAACCTATATACATCATCAGAATCACAACAAAATCCAATCAATGGTAGCACGTGAAGATGATTGACCTTAGAGTGCAAAATCTCATTGCGGAATGATTGATACCTTCTTCTTTGACTTGTTAATATCAACTGTTTAATAACTACCTCTTCACTATCAAGATGACCTTTGAAGACCATACCTTGATGGCCATACGTAAGAACCAGACCTGCATGGAAAGAGTTGGTTGCAGCTTGAATCTTGAGAAATGAAAACTGGGGAATATGTGTTTCTTCTGACAACCGAATTATGGCTGAAGAAGATTCAGTAGATAGTGTCCTCCCATTGGTAAATGACTCTGGATAGGTTGGTCTTGAACTACTAGAAATGCCATCATCTGTATTCTGCCCCGCAATATTTTTCTTACCTCTTCTTACTACTAAAATAGCCTTAAACATCTTTCTAGCAACAAATTTCAACACTCCTTTGTCTCTTTTCTTTAAAGAGGGGAAATTTCTTTGATTTTCAACAACCACAACAGCATCATCCTCTTGATTGCAGAGAACCAGGCCGACATCATCCTCTAGATTTTCAACAACCCCAACAGTATCGTTATTTTCTTGATGGTCATCAACCCTTCTAGTATCTCTAGGAAATGCGTAGTCTATCGACGACTCTGTTTTCTTCACTAACTCCATAGCAAATTCAAGCTTTGCAACCACATCCGACATTGTAGGGCGCTTACGTTGCTGATAATGCAAGCACTGGTCACCAATATCTACAAACACCTGTAGACAATCTTTCGAGATTTGTCCTCTGAGACTAGAATCAATGATCTGATCTATTGTTCCTTCTTGAATGCACCGATGAGCATATTGTGCTAGGGCTCGCTGGTCCTTGTCAATTTTCAGATCCAAAGCACGCCTTCCGCACAACACTTCAAATAATACAACTCCAAATGCATAGACATCAGATTTCCTCGTCAGTCTATGCGTCAAGAAATACTCTGGATCCATATATCCAGGTGTGCCTTTAACATTTGTGCTCACATGAGAACATGATTGATTAGCAGGGCCAATTTTGGACAAACCAAAATCAGAAACTTTTGCCTCCCAATGCTCGTCCAACAGGATGTTTGAGCTCTTTACATCACGGTGTATCACTCTCTTTTGCAGACCTGTCCCAGTATGAAGGTAATCTAGTCCACGTGCTGCGCCAACACATATCTTCAAGCGTTGTTCCCAGGACAGGGGCTGAAAGGCAACAGAGCCATTCCTGCTGTTCTTATACAAGTGATCAGACAGTGTGCCATGAGGCATGTACTCATAGACAAGTATCATTTCATGATTCTCATTGCAATAACCAATCAGGGACACTATATGGCTATGTCGAATATTAGAAAGCATCTCAATCTCAGTCCAAAACTCTCTGGCTCCTTGCCTCGATTTAGAATTCAACCGCTTCACCGCAACAGTGGTCATGGCCCCATCAATGAGAATGCCTTTGTACACCTTTCCGAATCCACCTCTCCCAAGAAATAAATTTTCATCAAAGTTATGAGTAGCTAATAGAATCTCCCTGATTGAAAATAAACGCCACTGGTTTTCAAAGGATGATGGTGGCTGAATATTGCTCTCGCGATGGTACTCTTCATGAGAATGTTTAAGCTTATACATCACGATATTCAGGACCGTGATTACTACAATTGCATAAGTTGCAAACGTGTTGATTCGGCCAAAAGCTGGAACAGCTTTTTGCAGTTTTGGAATTGGAGAAGTATGATCTTCTTGAGTTGGGGAGAGGAGGTCTGCAACAGCCAGCTTGTATACGGAATTCTCAGTGGGAGTTGCGACTGAAGCAAGAAACTGGGGAGCAAGTGAAAAGCAGGAGCAAAGACCTATAATGAGGAATACAGGGAGTTGAAAAAGTTGCATGCTTTTGAGTTACAAGAATTATCAGCAATAAATTTTAGGTGCAGGGTTTCTATAGCAGTAGAGAAAGGCTAGTGGTTACTCCGCTGCGATGTTGCGAGGTTTCTACAAGAATTTCCAATTAACTATGTCAGGTTGACTTTGGGTACAGTCTGCCAAGCCTAATTTTCCAATTCTGACCGCGTCAAATCTTTCAAGCCTTCTTTTTCTCCCCTTATAATTGCACATGCTATTCAAGATAAGACCCGTTGTCAGCATTTTCAAGGTCATGGCGTAGGCTGTAGATTAAAATATGCTCTTATGCTTGGCCGGTTGATATATACTTCCGTGACTATAATACTAACCTAACATTTACGACATGCACACCGCCTGAAAATCTTACGACATGGGTAAAAATTCAAGTTGACCAACAGTGCCATTACTGGAAACTTTTCAACAAAATATGGTTACTACCAAGTCAAACAAGGTTAAAAATAAATAGTGAACCCTTGAAGAacaatggaaaataataattgtACAGGCAGCGAACTAGATTTTGAGCCTGATAAACTCTGACAACCAATTGATTTATGGCAATTTGATACAAATAAAACTTCAAACTGATACTTATCAAAATCGCAAAAGTACAGACTGTAAGACAACTAAACAGCTCATGTCTTATCATTCATCATGTAATGTATCTATTTTACGAGCTTTTCTAGTCAACGTATGGCCAATCCCTGCATTAATTGTGTGCCGTCATCCCCCACCTTGCTTGCTTCAATTGTGGATATTACATTTGCAATGTTACCCTAACAAAAACAGAAGACCTTTAAGTCAGAAGAAGGTGAAATCGGTGCAATGCAAAAAAAAACACTGGTCACTGAGATGAttgctttcaaaaaaaaatatttgctTGCCACCAGTAAAATATGATATGATAACGATATATCATATaacataattttttatattacCCTCCATGTTGCCAGCTTTGTCCGGAGAGACTGCCACTGATTCAATCCAAACACTCGCTCGGTGCACCGACTAAACACAAAAAGGAATAGAAACAGTCAAACATTAACACAGGCGGTTGGGAAGAATCTCAGACTGTTTTCCAAAGGACGAAGGTAGAAAATGATAGTTGTAACACACCCCACAATGATTATTTGATTCATCTGATCAATCTTACAGTCCAACAACTTGGCGGTGATTGCCTTTACAACCCATCCTTCAACCTCATCATCAGCAATCTGCAAAGAACATGGGAAGAATATGAATCCTAGAAGAACCTGAAAACTACATTTAAGGGAATGAAGGCAGAAGGACAACTTACTTGTAGCGTACATTTGATTATATCATAGGGAATATGACCAGACTCACTTGAACCAAGATCGACCAACGACATCAATCTCATCTTTGCTACACAATCCTCGTGGAGAAGGCCTGTCCAATCCCATAAGGATTAAAAAAAGCAAGTAAAAAGGGCACAAACATGTGACCTCAACTCTTGAAAAAATCAGAGGAACAAATAGTTACCATAATTTTTCAGCAACGAAGAATTTGCTAAATGGAATTCCAAGTATGCATCTAGCTTCTGAGTCAGGAAGATCTTTAGAAGCTGATATACTAACTCATATTTAGCATCTTTCTCCAATTGGGCCACAGCAGGCATATCAAGCAAATCGCACTGCAAGTTATTAGACACAAAAAACTATCAGGTTTGATACCAGAAAACACACTGTTGAGCCAATTCACAAGTAAAGAAACTAATAAAACCATATATTATCCAAAAATACACAAGTAATGCAAACGATGACTGTGATGACAAAAGATTTAGTCCGAAGGGGTTGCCAAACTTGACCCCAGAAATCAAAATTTACAAGGTCTCCAGTTGATGTCTCATTTTGCTGCTAAAAACAGgcctaaattttataaatttttactTTTCAGTAAAAAAAAGAATAATCTGCAGTTGCATATTTAATAAACATCGAATTTGTAACCTCAAAATAGCAAATATCGTATTTATCAAAAATTTAGTCCTCCAATTGGTATATGCTTTCATTCCTTCAAACGTACAGTTCCCACACCATGCTGCAGTGTACCGATGTGCTCCTCTATTAATGCAACTAGTAAGGACCCCTctatttcattttcttcaagttTTTTCTTCAACACCAAGGACAAGGTGACGAACACTGCTGTCACCGCTGTCACCACTGTCACCACAAGGGGGAACCCAGGGTCTTACACTATAGAAGTGGATTCAATAAAAAGTACAAAAACAATTTAAGCATCTATCTTCATAAATCTATTAATAGTTTAACCTCCAGAACACTGAAAACTCTAGCTTTACAGATGCGCAGTGGAAGAAATGACAGATTTTTGGATTACAACAATAATAGTAATATAAATCATACTTCACATCATCATTGTATGGGTAGCTAATACAGTGAAAACTGAAACCTTAATCAAATTCTTTAAATAAATTGCAAATGAAATGCCAATACACCATATCTTTAACAAAATTTACATTTATAGTATTTGTATAATTGATTCCATGTATATATTGTCATACCTGGAACATGTCTGGTGTTCTCACAAATTCGATAACAGCTCGTACTGCTTCTTCTTTAGCTTCTGCCACAGTCTGTGCATCTTCATCAGAAAAGGTTGCTAAATATTTGGTCAGAAACTTGAAAGAATCCTTAGACGGGCTGAAAATTGAATGAAAATGGAAGTACATAAATCACAAAGTGGACCCGACTAGCAAACTAAACGACATATAGTTGAAGAAATAAATGAAACTGCAGATATCTAGAAAGGCATCCCTGTAAAACTTACCTTTTACTTTCTTTCAGAATATTGGAGACGGAGAGAAAGAGTTCTCTCTGATCCTGAACCCCAAGATTCCACTCCTTGAGGAAACTATCAATTTTCTTGAAAGAGGGAACAACATGCTCGATGACCTTCCCATTGACAGCCAAATTAAGAGCCTTCATGTAAACAAAGAACCGACTGAACTGATTCTCCAATAAGTTGTACAAATTGAACATGCTGTAAAATTCAGAGATAAGAAAAACACAATAGTTACAACACAACATCACCAAACTCCAAATACTATATTGAAAAAACAAATCAGCAGCAAATTACATTTTGAGACGAAGAGCAGGCTTATCATTAGGCTGTTGAGTGACTTTGGTGGCAATAAGCTTTGCCATCTCCAGTGCTTCATCAAGGCTATCTGTCTTCTTAACAAGATTGCAAATGACTGTAAAAATGCACTCAAGATCTGCAACATAATTAAATGCTTTAATCATCCCGTAAATCATATTGTGTATAATATATAAACCTAATTTTCACATAACATTCAGAGTTTAAAAAGATCAAAATACTAACAAACATGATATGaaaatgaataataaaataacaaaatGCTTAATAACGAAATATTGGAAAGGCTAGAAAAGAAGTGTGAATAAAACCTTTGTCGGAAGCTTTGGAGAAAACCAAATCAGCGGAAGTGAGCATAAGAGAGGCCAAATCCAACCATCTAGCAGCAATCATACATTCCTGAGCCTCCAAACACAACCGACTCACTTGTGGCTCAGCAACCTAAAATACCCAATCTACAAGCATCACTATACAATCCTCATAAAAGTAAAAGAGAAACAACAAAATTCACAAAATACAAAAGTTTTTAAAAGTATAAAGAAAAACAAACACATCAATTGAAATATAATAGCTAGAAATAAAGATAAATGTAAGGGGGATTGTGAGTACCTCGGGACCAGCGTCGGCCCAGGAGATCTCGGAGGTGAAGCGAACGACGGAGAGAGCGGGGTCTTCTTCGGAAGTGGGTACAAGAGTCGTCATGTTTGTGAATTGGGCTTGGCTGCTGCCGTTAACAGATAATAACGCAGTGAGGTCTCAAACAAACAAAACCCTAGTTTGAGTTTGAGGATACCAAGGTAAATTTAACGCCCCTTTCCTCTCCCTCTCTGCACTCTTAATTACTTCATTATACTATTATTATATTACTAACTTAAAATCTGTACTCGCAacgattttttttaatattatatatttgtttgaaaaaaatatattgaatttaatttttaattttattcatttaaaattttaaattatatgaTTTTATCATAATTATATTAGTATATGTATATGTTCATAATTTTTTTGGACATTTAAAGTTATATAAAGTGATAGCATCGGTAAGGAGAAATATTATTATtacgaaattattattttattgaaggtaaaaatataatgtctccattatgtcgggaccttaaaaaatatataattttagcatggtgattacttaatcgattaattataactctataaaagatatttgaaaatgaCAATATTATTGATTGAgcgatatagttttattgataattctatgtatattttaaaaagaataatatttatgttttaattgaaatttgattttttagttcaTATCAATAAGATACGAATTATAGCTAGtttaatattatttgatttttctcggatgagtggtttacattattttattttagcccaatgtttaatacaccgaccaaatcaaactaattattttttttattttatttttaattttttttaaagtctggatcaataagataattttgttttagattgaataattagtatatgtgatttttttttggtcgagttgtatttttattttagttttgtgttagtatGAATCAACtatataatgtattttttatcCTGTATAggtaaaatatattattttgtttatccaagttcattaatataattttttaggggggttgatagtattattatgttattttaaaccgagtcacattatatatcaactaaatctcaaaaattatatttagtttggttaaattttgaataatataaaactcgatatgaattaaaatttaaattggtagaaaaagttgaatttaatataaattataatgatatagagtttgatataaaatagaattgaaattggtaaagcAGAAGAAGTTGACTTTAATACCAATTAGAATTGGAATTGATCGACCTAGTAATtagaataaataattaagtaagggtaattaagtaatttcagcgaGTACCGACCGACcaactaccaaatttttaatgtttcgtctattataatatagcaTAGATATTTCTCTATTTTTATTACACTCTGTTTTTTGCttttatttatattttctttttcaaaacTTCAAgcaaattttaatataaatatatatattacttTAACCATAATAATTTCATTTTTCTTATTGGAAAATATTATCTTCAATATTTGACAtttacaattttataaaaacatatattttttattatatattttatacgAATTCGTATATTTACCAATTGTGTTTAGATCTAACAATACTGGTATACGACACGTGAACACGGTACGAAATGACACGAATAATTAGTATTTGGTTCGAAAATTGgatacacgaacacgaaagtacacgaacacgaaaaaaCACGAATATAATTAGTGTCAAGTTTAGGTTTCTGATATATGTACATGACACGGAACGAAAGTACACGgaataaataaatagttaaattttaaaaatatataatatacatatatactacaTACTAAATGTGAATTTTAcctattctaaataacatatatataaatgtagatactaaaatatattttattattccttgaccatttaattatttattgcattttttaaaaattaatcttttcgTATATAATCCGTGTACTTTAGTGTATTAAAACGGGTAAACACGAATATATTTGTTTCGGGTTAGTGTCACCAAATTGGTACACGAATCTAAATCTGGGTCAGGTTCGGGTTTAAGTTTTAgtacacgaaagtacacgaaatgTTTGTACACGACACGAAACATTATCAGGTCTAATTGTGTTGTATGCCTAAAATGAACTAGCATAATAACCTgtgcgaggcacgggtcattttctacaatttttttatgcatcatgcaattataatgttcttggttgttttcttatttgtaaatgttgtataatatctaacgtatatcaaatacaagttgattgtttatcaaCGTATATTATTTCATACAAGACATTACCAAATTATACAGTGTTTCTAATATAGCTCATTATGCAatagtgtgcaccaagttaagTAGCTTCTCaacctcctcattgccctgtccagccaaaagttgatatgttgtaacaggatgagtaaatgtctcaacatccaaagagatagaatctatgacagcttgatattcttgctgaagcagtttctctttttctgcatcactgacattcattgaatcactagcaatggtttccatccttatctctcctatacatgcttttctctcatgttctctatatttttgcatcaagggcttcCCTTGgattcccaccctcacaccctcaccttcaccactaaggtgggactccactcactcacttttgccaagctggaagaaatagcttgtagattttcactcttttcctctccttttgtctgagagcaactcagcctctcactcaattcactcccttccctcagtcctaagagtgat
It contains:
- the LOC141718546 gene encoding uncharacterized protein LOC141718546: MTTLVPTSEEDPALSVVRFTSEISWADAGPEVAEPQVSRLCLEAQECMIAARWLDLASLMLTSADLVFSKASDKDLECIFTVICNLVKKTDSLDEALEMAKLIATKVTQQPNDKPALRLKIMFNLYNLLENQFSRFFVYMKALNLAVNGKVIEHVVPSFKKIDSFLKEWNLGVQDQRELFLSVSNILKESKSPSKDSFKFLTKYLATFSDEDAQTVAEAKEEAVRAVIEFVRTPDMFQCDLLDMPAVAQLEKDAKYELVYQLLKIFLTQKLDAYLEFHLANSSLLKNYGLLHEDCVAKMRLMSLVDLGSSESGHIPYDIIKCTLQIADDEVEGWVVKAITAKLLDCKIDQMNQIIIVGRCTERVFGLNQWQSLRTKLATWRGNIANVISTIEASKVGDDGTQLMQGLAIR
- the LOC141718545 gene encoding uncharacterized protein LOC141718545, translated to MQLFQLPVFLIIGLCSCFSLAPQFLASVATPTENSVYKLAVADLLSPTQEDHTSPIPKLQKAVPAFGRINTFATYAIVVITVLNIVMYKLKHSHEEYHRESNIQPPSSFENQWRLFSIREILLATHNFDENLFLGRGGFGKVYKGILIDGAMTTVAVKRLNSKSRQGAREFWTEIEMLSNIRHSHIVSLIGYCNENHEMILVYEYMPHGTLSDHLYKNSRNGSVAFQPLSWEQRLKICVGAARGLDYLHTGTGLQKRVIHRDVKSSNILLDEHWEAKVSDFGLSKIGPANQSCSHVSTNVKGTPGYMDPEYFLTHRLTRKSDVYAFGVVLFEVLCGRRALDLKIDKDQRALAQYAHRCIQEGTIDQIIDSSLRGQISKDCLQVFVDIGDQCLHYQQRKRPTMSDVVAKLEFAMELVKKTESSIDYAFPRDTRRVDDHQENNDTVGVVENLEDDVGLVLCNQEDDAVVVVENQRNFPSLKKRDKGVLKFVARKMFKAILVVRRGKKNIAGQNTDDGISSSSRPTYPESFTNGRTLSTESSSAIIRLSEETHIPQFSFLKIQAATNSFHAGLVLTYGHQGMVFKGHLDSEEVVIKQLILTSQRRRYQSFRNEILHSKVNHLHVLPLIGFCCDSDDVYRLYLVSKYMSNGSLDYHLHNENYDTPLTWNLRLQICIGVAKGLNYLHTGIASQIITHGKMKPNKILLDENWIPKVSGYGLWKLGTSGINKDNYLRSQELVPPFDFWETWAYLSPEQKAQEQLTPKADVYSMGVVLLNVLFDWRQIIMTLARLNNAQDVVKRLESALELQINHTWNFFDDEINQLECALQIQLQTNHAWRLDVDGNDHIGMSTWRLDGNDDDHIGMSAWSLNGDNDDLRMNSWISNLDDTQMSIPNYDFDSIEIVR